Proteins encoded within one genomic window of Halocatena marina:
- a CDS encoding DEAD/DEAH box helicase, translated as MNVAERLPEFADAFPFESFNRMQSAALPAILERDENVVVSAPTASGKTALAELAICKTLEQGGTALFLAPLRALTNEKEREWERFEALGYSVYVVTGERDLNPRRAERADILVMTPEKADSATRKHESTRYQFVRDVDCCVIDEVHLLDSDRRGSVLEVTVSRLRRLCDPRIVALSATMQNVDDVAAWLDAVPETTLEFGSEYRPIPLSAEVRTYTHGENPFADKYRRLYRALDLAEPHIRDGGQALVFVASRQDTRQAAGKARDELSSRDVPMGARGDFDFHTETQVLTNETLRKSVLDGVGFHHAGLSREDKNHVEEWFRRGDVQLLFSTSTLAWGVNLPARCVVIRDTKLHDPLEGEVDMSPLDVLQMLGRAGRPGYDDAGYAYVVCDSVDANTYRTLLREGKPIESRLAEDLAAHLNAEIALGTIRDLDDVVDWIETTFYFVRAQRAPEAYDSGTRLRERLRETLSTLVTDGFVETDDELRIEATPLGQLTSRYYLRLDTATRFGALCENERDSLSEDALLEAVAGAAEFDSVSARQHEREAIAAVLSQTELEDPSHRKVLAILRASTTGSTPADLQSDAWVIRHNALRLLAALQEFLDRFSGPFAANLARRVEARIENAISAASVGLTAIDGVGSGRAKTLARAGMSTPTDVVEAEIDGLVRAGLSEGIAERVFESACDLPTVAIDWGAFPDTIPAGENDLREVTVRTTAGSARAGIDVTVNDVPMTDTATYLGEATVPVGVFGGNARELEYEITVCFPNLPLRPVSESKTVKVV; from the coding sequence GTGAACGTCGCAGAGCGGCTTCCGGAGTTTGCCGACGCTTTTCCGTTCGAATCGTTCAATCGGATGCAGTCAGCGGCGCTCCCGGCTATCTTAGAGCGCGATGAGAACGTCGTCGTCAGTGCTCCCACCGCGTCGGGGAAGACCGCGCTCGCCGAACTTGCCATCTGCAAGACGCTCGAACAGGGTGGGACAGCGCTCTTTCTTGCTCCCCTCCGCGCGCTCACGAACGAGAAAGAGCGCGAATGGGAGCGATTCGAGGCGCTTGGCTACTCTGTCTACGTCGTCACAGGCGAGCGCGACCTCAATCCACGCCGAGCAGAGCGCGCTGATATTCTCGTGATGACGCCCGAGAAGGCCGACTCCGCGACACGAAAACACGAATCGACCCGGTACCAATTCGTCCGCGATGTCGATTGCTGTGTCATCGACGAGGTGCATCTCCTCGATTCTGACCGACGTGGAAGCGTTCTCGAAGTCACCGTTTCGCGTCTCCGACGGCTCTGTGATCCCCGTATTGTCGCACTTTCGGCGACGATGCAGAACGTCGATGACGTGGCCGCGTGGCTCGATGCGGTGCCAGAGACGACACTCGAATTCGGTTCGGAGTATCGTCCGATTCCGCTCTCAGCGGAGGTACGAACCTACACGCACGGAGAGAATCCGTTTGCCGATAAGTACCGTCGGTTGTACCGCGCGCTCGATCTCGCAGAGCCACACATCCGCGACGGCGGTCAAGCGCTCGTGTTTGTCGCCTCGCGTCAGGATACGAGACAGGCAGCTGGAAAGGCACGCGATGAACTTTCCTCGCGGGACGTGCCGATGGGTGCGCGTGGCGATTTCGACTTTCATACTGAAACGCAGGTCCTCACGAACGAGACGCTCCGTAAGTCCGTGCTCGACGGCGTTGGCTTCCACCACGCGGGGCTGTCCCGTGAGGACAAAAATCACGTCGAAGAGTGGTTTCGTCGCGGCGACGTTCAGCTGCTCTTCTCGACATCGACGCTCGCGTGGGGCGTGAATCTCCCGGCCCGCTGTGTCGTTATCCGCGATACCAAGCTCCACGATCCGCTCGAAGGCGAAGTCGACATGAGTCCGCTTGATGTGCTCCAGATGCTCGGCCGGGCGGGACGGCCGGGCTACGACGACGCCGGATACGCCTACGTCGTCTGTGACAGTGTGGACGCGAACACGTACCGGACGCTCCTCCGTGAGGGGAAACCGATCGAATCTCGGCTTGCAGAGGATCTCGCTGCACATCTCAACGCTGAAATCGCGCTTGGAACGATTCGAGATCTCGACGATGTGGTTGATTGGATCGAAACCACGTTTTACTTCGTCCGCGCACAGCGCGCACCCGAAGCATACGACTCCGGAACGCGGTTACGTGAGCGGCTTCGTGAGACGCTTTCGACGCTCGTAACAGACGGTTTCGTCGAGACTGATGATGAGCTTCGAATCGAGGCGACACCCCTTGGACAACTCACATCCCGGTACTACCTCCGACTCGATACTGCCACCCGCTTTGGAGCACTTTGTGAGAACGAGCGCGACTCTCTGTCCGAAGACGCTCTTCTCGAAGCTGTCGCTGGTGCGGCGGAGTTCGACAGCGTGAGCGCGCGACAGCACGAGCGTGAAGCCATCGCTGCCGTTCTCTCGCAGACTGAGTTGGAAGACCCGAGCCACCGCAAAGTGCTCGCAATCCTCCGAGCGAGCACGACCGGCTCTACGCCCGCCGATCTCCAGAGCGATGCGTGGGTCATCCGGCACAACGCTCTCCGCCTGCTGGCGGCACTGCAGGAGTTTCTCGATCGATTTTCCGGCCCGTTCGCCGCAAACCTTGCTCGCCGCGTTGAGGCACGCATCGAGAACGCGATCAGCGCCGCTTCCGTTGGTCTCACAGCAATCGACGGCGTCGGTTCTGGTCGAGCAAAGACGTTGGCGCGAGCAGGTATGTCGACCCCTACTGATGTCGTGGAGGCAGAGATCGATGGTCTCGTCCGAGCGGGTCTCTCTGAAGGGATCGCAGAACGCGTCTTCGAGAGCGCCTGTGACCTCCCCACTGTTGCCATCGATTGGGGCGCATTTCCCGATACGATCCCTGCAGGTGAGAACGATCTTCGAGAGGTGACCGTCAGAACGACCGCCGGGAGCGCACGGGCTGGCATCGATGTCACCGTAAACGACGTACCAATGACGGATACTGCTACGTATCTCGGCGAGGCGACCGTTCCGGTGGGGGTCTTCGGCGGTAATGCCAGGGAACTCGAATACGAAATCACCGTCTGCTTTCCCAATTTACCACTCCGACCGGTCTCAGAATCGAAAACAGTCAAGGTCGTATAA
- a CDS encoding MATE family efflux transporter, translating to MFDLEPEDITDGPLFRGLVVLSVPLLAQNVVQVIQQVIDLFWVGRLSNDAVAAVGLTVPLIVILFAVSIVIPFVGTQVLVSQRVGSENISGARRAMFSGLLIAACIGIVLGGLAFVTARPLIDLLLSTRPEAATNHVIELAAAYFGVTALGVCISGISDTTEAAFIGWGDSRTALYMNATALSVNILLDPILIFGFRESPLFEPLGLMGVQSTLFSVTHFAGIGIEGAALANIIGYGIGGALGLVLVARGRNEGMLSRSAAQINRDDIRELIDIGAPSGGQLIAKQTVELVLVVVVFGTAGAAGLAAYIVGFRVSSVAVVPSDSLRQAAQSVVGQNLGAGLSGRAHRATWIGVGAAAGVLLLLGIVQWAIPSTLVHLFVPSLSPEATRLAVDYLVILAYGYPAIGAAYLFQAGFNGARRTKTSFVASLFQYWGVRFPIAAVGGIVLSFGVHAVFWAITISNIVAAIGLGGYYHYSTADGMFDRAAETATAD from the coding sequence ATGTTCGATCTCGAACCTGAAGACATCACGGACGGCCCGCTGTTTCGCGGGTTGGTCGTGCTGTCGGTCCCTCTTTTAGCCCAGAACGTCGTGCAGGTGATTCAGCAAGTGATCGACCTGTTCTGGGTCGGTCGGTTGAGCAACGACGCGGTTGCCGCGGTTGGACTCACTGTTCCTCTCATCGTGATTCTGTTCGCGGTATCGATCGTTATTCCCTTCGTTGGAACACAGGTACTGGTTTCACAGCGCGTGGGAAGCGAGAACATCTCCGGTGCCCGGCGAGCGATGTTTAGTGGACTTCTCATCGCAGCGTGTATTGGCATCGTTCTCGGTGGACTCGCGTTTGTTACCGCCCGCCCACTCATCGACCTCTTGTTGAGCACACGACCTGAGGCTGCAACAAATCACGTTATCGAACTGGCGGCGGCCTACTTTGGCGTCACAGCACTCGGTGTGTGTATCTCTGGAATTTCGGATACGACCGAGGCTGCGTTCATCGGATGGGGTGATTCTCGGACTGCACTATATATGAACGCCACTGCTCTCTCCGTGAACATTCTGCTCGATCCGATTCTTATTTTCGGCTTCCGCGAGAGCCCGCTGTTCGAACCGCTCGGACTGATGGGTGTTCAATCGACGCTGTTTTCTGTGACACACTTTGCTGGCATCGGCATCGAAGGAGCGGCGCTTGCGAACATCATCGGGTACGGTATCGGCGGTGCACTCGGTCTGGTGCTCGTCGCTCGCGGCCGCAATGAAGGGATGCTTTCTCGATCGGCCGCTCAAATCAACCGCGATGATATTCGTGAGTTGATCGACATCGGCGCCCCGAGCGGCGGTCAGCTCATCGCAAAACAGACCGTCGAACTCGTTCTTGTAGTCGTCGTGTTCGGGACTGCCGGGGCTGCGGGTCTCGCGGCCTATATCGTCGGATTTCGCGTATCGAGTGTTGCGGTCGTTCCGTCGGACAGCCTCAGGCAGGCCGCCCAGAGCGTCGTTGGGCAGAATCTTGGTGCGGGATTGAGCGGCCGAGCGCACCGTGCTACGTGGATCGGTGTCGGTGCCGCTGCTGGCGTGCTTTTGCTCCTCGGGATCGTCCAGTGGGCGATTCCTTCGACGCTCGTTCATCTGTTCGTTCCTTCGCTCTCTCCCGAAGCCACCCGTCTCGCCGTCGATTACCTCGTCATCCTCGCCTACGGTTATCCCGCCATCGGAGCAGCGTATCTGTTTCAGGCGGGTTTCAACGGTGCACGGCGCACTAAAACGAGCTTCGTCGCGAGCCTGTTCCAGTACTGGGGTGTTCGGTTTCCCATCGCTGCTGTCGGTGGTATTGTTCTCTCGTTCGGCGTGCATGCTGTCTTCTGGGCGATAACGATCTCGAACATCGTGGCCGCCATCGGATTGGGTGGCTACTATCACTATTCGACGGCCGATGGGATGTTCGACCGGGCGGCAGAAACAGCAACAGCGGACTGA
- the lipA gene encoding lipoyl synthase: protein MSRARKPDWLKMRPPSGRRFTEIKQILRDYDLHTVCEEANCPNLGECWSGSDNAPGGGTGTGPGTATIMLMGDRCSRGCNFCDVQTGGMDPLDEDEPENVARAIAEIGLDYVVLTSVDRDDLPDQGAGHFARTIRAIKSRQPETLVEALIPDFQGEPELVQKIIAAEPDVIAHNVETVERLQWPVRDRRANYEQSLSVLEQVSESSDSYAKTSLMLGVGEYDHEIYQTLGDLREIGVDVVTFGQYLQPSRSHLEVSNHVHPDAFSVWQRVAEEEFDFLYCASGPLVRSSYRAGELFVEAILRDGKSVDAARKAARAGEAQ, encoded by the coding sequence ATGAGCCGTGCGCGCAAGCCCGATTGGTTAAAGATGCGTCCGCCGTCGGGTCGGCGCTTTACCGAGATCAAGCAGATCCTCCGAGACTACGATCTCCACACGGTCTGTGAGGAGGCAAACTGCCCGAATTTGGGCGAGTGTTGGAGCGGGAGTGACAACGCACCAGGTGGGGGTACCGGCACCGGTCCCGGAACGGCGACGATCATGCTCATGGGAGATCGCTGTTCGCGGGGCTGTAACTTCTGTGACGTACAAACCGGTGGAATGGATCCACTCGATGAGGACGAACCGGAGAACGTCGCGCGAGCGATCGCCGAGATCGGTCTCGATTACGTTGTCCTCACCTCCGTCGACCGTGATGACCTCCCTGATCAGGGGGCGGGGCACTTCGCTCGGACGATCCGAGCAATCAAATCGCGCCAGCCAGAGACGCTCGTCGAGGCACTCATCCCAGACTTTCAGGGCGAACCGGAGCTTGTACAGAAGATTATCGCTGCAGAGCCAGACGTTATTGCCCACAACGTCGAGACGGTCGAGCGACTCCAGTGGCCGGTACGCGATCGTCGAGCGAACTACGAGCAGTCGCTATCCGTGCTCGAACAGGTAAGCGAGAGTTCGGATAGCTACGCAAAGACCTCACTCATGCTCGGGGTAGGTGAGTACGACCACGAAATCTATCAGACACTAGGTGATCTCCGCGAGATCGGTGTCGATGTCGTGACGTTTGGGCAGTATCTCCAACCGTCACGCAGCCACCTCGAAGTGAGTAACCACGTTCATCCCGATGCGTTTTCGGTGTGGCAGCGTGTTGCAGAAGAAGAGTTCGACTTTCTGTACTGTGCGAGTGGCCCGCTTGTCCGCTCGTCGTATCGCGCTGGTGAACTATTCGTCGAAGCCATTCTCCGAGATGGAAAATCCGTCGACGCAGCCCGGAAAGCAGCACGCGCCGGAGAAGCGCAGTAA
- the pstC gene encoding phosphate ABC transporter permease subunit PstC — protein MSSDSSSLGLTRQMDTAPRERIARWFFFICASLSVVVTIGIVVVLVLGAVKFFRITGVPLGIAREQTVPVTEFLLGGHWSPGGTPKSFGVLAPLSATIMITLGSALVALPLGLATAIYLSEYASPRKRAYLKPALEILAGIPTVVYGYFALVYITPALDAVLPFDLQTFNVLSGCIVVGIMIIPMVSSISEDAMSAVPDELRQAGYGLGSTKFDVSTRIVVPSAVSGIVSAFILAFSRAIGETMAVTIAAGSRSVLHNPLDLAAYFGPNSPITAQMINLALGDISARGPAYRAMFALGLTLFVVTLLMNAISTAISRRYREVYQ, from the coding sequence ATGAGCAGCGATTCATCGTCACTCGGTTTGACGCGACAGATGGATACTGCACCGCGTGAGCGGATCGCCCGATGGTTCTTCTTCATTTGTGCGTCGCTGTCAGTGGTGGTCACGATTGGTATCGTCGTCGTGCTCGTGCTCGGGGCAGTCAAGTTCTTCCGAATCACGGGCGTTCCGCTCGGAATCGCGCGTGAACAAACAGTTCCTGTCACTGAGTTTCTGCTCGGTGGCCATTGGTCGCCCGGTGGTACTCCGAAATCGTTCGGTGTGCTTGCTCCTCTATCGGCGACGATCATGATAACACTCGGTTCTGCGCTCGTTGCGCTTCCGCTTGGCCTTGCAACTGCGATCTACCTGAGCGAGTATGCGAGCCCTCGCAAGCGCGCGTATCTCAAACCAGCCCTCGAAATTCTCGCCGGAATTCCGACGGTTGTCTACGGCTATTTTGCGCTCGTCTACATTACGCCCGCGCTTGATGCTGTTCTTCCGTTTGATCTCCAGACGTTCAACGTGCTCTCTGGGTGTATCGTCGTCGGAATCATGATCATTCCAATGGTGTCTTCGATCAGTGAGGATGCGATGAGTGCCGTTCCCGACGAGTTGCGGCAAGCAGGATACGGTCTTGGGTCGACAAAATTCGACGTTTCGACTCGTATCGTCGTTCCGTCAGCTGTTTCTGGCATCGTCTCGGCGTTCATTCTCGCCTTTTCGCGGGCGATCGGCGAGACGATGGCTGTCACAATCGCCGCTGGAAGCCGATCCGTGCTGCACAACCCGCTCGATTTGGCGGCGTACTTCGGGCCGAACTCGCCCATCACAGCACAGATGATTAATCTCGCGCTTGGGGATATCTCCGCGCGCGGACCAGCGTATCGAGCGATGTTCGCGCTCGGACTGACACTGTTCGTTGTCACGCTACTGATGAACGCCATCAGTACAGCAATCTCGCGGCGATATCGGGAGGTCTACCAGTAA
- a CDS encoding DMT family transporter: protein MDPRYRNGGLFLLTAVLFGGTFAAIKTGLAVVPPIFFAALRFDIGAAVLLAYTVVRIDDWRPHSRADWNAVLASAALIVVANNVLLFFGQQFTTSAIASVMYSFAPVLTPIFALVLLGNERLSWTGILGILFGFVGITIVSQPDPGNMLTGDAVGMGLVLLAAASVALGGVLVRRAEPTMSSVGMTAWAMLIGALTIHVLSAALGESVSRVQWDPLTVLALAYIGVLATAVAYTTYFGLLERVGPIKVSLTTYVVPLVATFIGWTLLDESITVTMLGGFVFIFFGFVLLERQAFEEELRRLPVANSRFAARHQPNSVDARTREQQYDHESSAQTCETDCCDD, encoded by the coding sequence ATGGATCCGCGCTATCGCAATGGCGGATTGTTCCTCCTCACTGCTGTTCTCTTCGGTGGAACGTTCGCGGCCATCAAAACTGGGCTAGCAGTTGTTCCGCCGATATTTTTCGCCGCTCTTCGTTTTGACATCGGAGCAGCAGTACTACTCGCGTACACTGTTGTCCGAATCGACGACTGGCGTCCACACAGCCGTGCCGACTGGAACGCCGTTCTCGCTAGTGCTGCGTTGATTGTGGTTGCAAACAACGTCTTACTATTCTTCGGACAGCAGTTCACAACAAGCGCGATTGCATCGGTCATGTACAGCTTCGCTCCCGTCTTGACGCCCATCTTCGCGCTTGTTCTCTTGGGAAACGAGCGACTCTCGTGGACAGGGATCCTCGGAATCCTCTTTGGATTTGTTGGTATCACGATCGTTTCCCAGCCTGATCCGGGGAATATGCTCACAGGCGATGCCGTTGGAATGGGACTCGTCTTGCTCGCAGCAGCGAGCGTCGCACTGGGTGGCGTCTTGGTTCGACGGGCCGAGCCGACCATGTCGAGCGTCGGTATGACAGCGTGGGCGATGCTCATCGGTGCGCTCACGATCCACGTCCTGAGTGCTGCACTCGGTGAGTCTGTCTCCCGTGTTCAGTGGGATCCGTTGACCGTGCTCGCGCTCGCGTACATCGGTGTGCTTGCTACCGCCGTCGCCTACACGACCTACTTCGGGTTGTTAGAGCGTGTAGGCCCGATTAAAGTCAGCCTTACCACCTACGTCGTTCCCCTTGTCGCCACTTTCATCGGATGGACGCTACTCGATGAATCGATTACAGTGACGATGCTCGGTGGATTTGTGTTCATCTTCTTCGGATTCGTTCTTCTCGAACGGCAGGCCTTCGAGGAGGAACTTCGTCGCCTTCCAGTTGCGAATTCACGGTTCGCTGCGCGCCACCAGCCAAACTCGGTCGATGCTCGAACACGAGAACAACAGTACGACCACGAGAGCTCCGCACAGACGTGCGAGACGGACTGTTGTGACGACTGA
- a CDS encoding PstS family phosphate ABC transporter substrate-binding protein: protein MTVDAPNRMTRRQFVAGTGAAGLVAIAGCTANPNLSANAGGQNSTGCGTKTLSGSVDIAGSSTVFPLAKAVSVEFQKRHQDVRVSLSKTGTGGGFENFFCTGKTDFNNASRPITDGETKQCRSQGVNPLELRVATDALTVIVNKNADWVDCMTVDELRQIWKPGGAKKWSDIRPEWPDVEFDLYGAADTSGTFDYFTHQIVGEEGRQRNDYQATEKDNIVVQGVSGNKHAMGYLGFAYYRQSKEKVKAIAIDNGNSCVKPSIQTAKKGEYQPLSRPLFTYVSEEALAKPQVAEFARFFLKQSANEDVVVDAVGYVPNTDKRVNEELAALEKIVGAQGQDQGQGKQ, encoded by the coding sequence ATGACAGTCGACGCCCCGAACAGGATGACACGGCGACAGTTCGTCGCGGGGACGGGCGCGGCGGGACTCGTGGCCATCGCTGGTTGTACGGCGAATCCAAATCTGAGCGCTAACGCAGGTGGCCAAAATTCCACTGGATGTGGTACAAAAACGCTCTCGGGAAGCGTCGATATTGCCGGGAGTTCCACCGTATTCCCTCTTGCGAAGGCTGTTTCTGTGGAGTTTCAGAAGCGCCATCAAGACGTTCGGGTTTCACTCAGTAAGACGGGTACCGGTGGTGGATTCGAGAATTTCTTTTGCACCGGTAAGACCGATTTCAACAACGCAAGCCGACCGATCACGGACGGAGAAACGAAGCAATGTCGGTCGCAGGGAGTCAATCCGCTCGAACTACGCGTCGCCACAGACGCGCTCACGGTCATCGTGAACAAGAACGCCGATTGGGTCGACTGTATGACGGTCGATGAACTACGACAGATATGGAAACCCGGCGGCGCGAAGAAATGGAGCGACATCCGTCCGGAGTGGCCCGACGTGGAATTCGACCTCTACGGGGCGGCAGATACGTCGGGGACGTTCGATTACTTCACCCATCAAATCGTTGGTGAAGAAGGGAGACAACGAAACGATTATCAGGCGACAGAGAAGGACAACATCGTCGTACAAGGGGTCTCAGGGAACAAGCACGCGATGGGCTATCTCGGGTTTGCGTACTATCGCCAGAGCAAAGAGAAAGTCAAAGCAATCGCGATCGACAACGGGAATAGCTGCGTCAAGCCTTCCATTCAAACGGCAAAGAAGGGGGAGTACCAACCGCTTTCACGCCCGTTATTCACCTACGTTTCGGAGGAAGCGCTCGCCAAGCCACAGGTCGCTGAGTTCGCTCGCTTTTTCCTCAAACAGAGCGCCAACGAGGACGTCGTCGTTGACGCTGTCGGCTACGTTCCAAACACTGACAAACGGGTGAACGAAGAGCTCGCGGCGCTCGAAAAGATCGTCGGAGCCCAAGGACAGGATCAGGGACAAGGCAAACAATGA
- a CDS encoding endonuclease NucS domain-containing protein, with translation MTNRIRVFAGECTAEFEGTRDRTSRGIIVALVKPDNTVLVHDSNGYSPVAWLTRPASLTIDHSDGTTIEARDGEQQLQIRFHEMYEKSTYPGSVAGVPVGTCSATGEALVRCRGSVVNVETGREYDISSGAVVLDEHCRDCGLPLIRVERGSRFEVCLDRACESIDSAVISAFDRTWSCPECGDALRIRQSGDLIVRCDSQSNGVSIDGQHCETEFEFPNGVVVGTCTCGLPVFETEDGRSVSPCSEQSCDMLNYIDS, from the coding sequence ATGACCAACCGAATTCGTGTGTTTGCTGGCGAGTGCACGGCGGAGTTTGAGGGGACCCGTGACCGGACTTCTCGTGGCATCATCGTCGCGTTAGTCAAACCTGACAACACAGTTCTCGTTCACGATAGCAACGGCTATTCTCCTGTCGCGTGGCTCACTCGTCCAGCCTCTCTCACGATCGATCACAGCGACGGAACGACAATCGAAGCGCGCGATGGGGAGCAGCAACTGCAGATTCGCTTTCACGAGATGTACGAAAAGTCGACGTATCCGGGAAGCGTCGCTGGGGTACCAGTTGGAACGTGTTCAGCGACGGGTGAGGCTCTCGTTCGTTGTCGAGGATCGGTCGTGAACGTCGAAACTGGGAGGGAGTACGACATTTCGAGCGGGGCGGTCGTGCTTGACGAGCACTGTCGTGACTGCGGTCTCCCGTTGATACGCGTCGAACGTGGATCACGCTTTGAGGTGTGTCTCGACCGAGCGTGTGAATCGATCGATAGCGCCGTTATCAGTGCGTTCGATCGCACATGGTCGTGTCCCGAGTGCGGCGATGCCCTCCGCATTCGCCAGTCCGGTGATCTCATCGTCCGCTGTGATTCACAATCAAACGGAGTTTCGATAGACGGACAGCACTGTGAGACAGAGTTTGAATTTCCGAACGGAGTCGTTGTGGGAACGTGTACATGTGGACTGCCGGTATTCGAGACGGAGGACGGACGATCCGTCTCTCCCTGCTCTGAGCAGTCGTGTGATATGTTGAATTATATTGATAGCTAG
- the endA gene encoding tRNA-intron lyase, translating into MQGSLEGDTVHVPAPSRERFYDNRGYGHPRGNALALSPVEAAHLLYRGDLEMVDEMGFRSFLATTDTLVRFLVYKDLRDRGFYLSPAREGWIGSDEASGADFVVYPRGNGPWDGAVEYRIRVLGERETISAASLDGTLAVVDEESEITYLSVERPDVTGTTDHDLPQNVPGMLLADRVMLWDPPAALYEKAFYGQPLEASSAGSSSPSPIHCSLVETAHLSERGIVRVDAGLEGIIERGRAVEGERFDRRRAVYSALRDGGAVPKTGYKFGADFRTYANVDSVDDLGHSEQLVRVLPQDHSFSPRDLALDVRLAHGVRKRMVFALTDATGEIDWRSVSRLTP; encoded by the coding sequence ATGCAGGGTTCGCTGGAGGGCGATACGGTTCATGTTCCGGCCCCATCTCGTGAGCGGTTTTACGACAACCGTGGGTACGGCCATCCGCGCGGGAATGCGCTCGCGCTCTCGCCCGTCGAGGCGGCGCATCTCCTCTACCGCGGTGACCTCGAAATGGTGGATGAAATGGGATTTCGATCCTTTCTCGCGACGACGGACACACTTGTCCGGTTTCTCGTGTACAAGGATTTGCGCGACCGTGGTTTCTACCTGTCGCCCGCACGCGAGGGATGGATCGGCTCCGATGAGGCATCTGGTGCCGATTTCGTCGTCTACCCGCGCGGGAACGGGCCATGGGACGGTGCAGTCGAGTATCGAATTCGCGTCCTCGGTGAGCGTGAAACCATTTCGGCTGCCTCGCTCGATGGAACGTTAGCGGTCGTCGACGAGGAGAGCGAAATCACGTATCTCTCGGTCGAACGACCAGACGTGACCGGTACCACCGACCACGACCTCCCACAGAACGTTCCCGGTATGCTTCTCGCAGATCGCGTCATGCTGTGGGATCCACCGGCTGCACTCTACGAGAAGGCGTTCTACGGCCAGCCGCTCGAAGCCAGTAGTGCAGGCAGTTCGAGTCCGAGTCCGATCCATTGTTCACTCGTCGAAACCGCCCATCTCTCCGAGCGGGGAATCGTCCGCGTCGATGCGGGTCTCGAAGGCATTATCGAGCGGGGACGGGCCGTCGAAGGCGAACGATTCGACCGCCGTCGGGCCGTCTACAGCGCGCTCCGAGACGGAGGCGCCGTCCCGAAGACTGGGTACAAGTTCGGTGCTGACTTCCGTACCTACGCGAACGTCGATAGCGTCGATGATCTCGGCCACTCTGAACAACTCGTACGAGTACTGCCACAGGATCACTCATTCTCCCCACGCGACCTCGCCCTCGATGTCCGTCTCGCCCATGGTGTGCGCAAACGAATGGTTTTTGCGCTGACCGATGCGACAGGCGAAATAGACTGGCGCTCGGTCAGTCGACTCACACCATGA